A region from the Cryptomeria japonica unplaced genomic scaffold, Sugi_1.0 HiC_scaffold_95, whole genome shotgun sequence genome encodes:
- the LOC131864828 gene encoding ankyrin repeat-containing protein At5g02620-like translates to MATEGQQLGGRIDPDAFKAAVTRLRIDQQLSSQLKAALNNITPGGENTLLHLAASVGNLHFIQQLLQLNRQLLKETDPEVKPLLVNATNAEKDTALHLAAQGGFSNVVKILLQQPESGVDLRNKLDETALFKAYESGNLETVKAIFDASPSSLLESTVHKRNCLSVAVNRGDSDLVDHILNLSDAKQLIQRKDELGNTALHIAVERNYVHIIKKLIKFEAELCYWVNDSQETPICVAAKLGHLEAVQELINERPDAVEIRNSCGMNVLHLAALVRQVRIVDYLNEEVGLSYLVNKGLDKPPHEEPLRSGGKTDPAEKKDPKDEPVKSGGNTDAGEMKSPFSRISEGDTPLHIAAKKKDLNMVKSLLCIAGINKFAVNKAGLTAFDIVRENTHYHESDKIISVLASYPSNRKPFLYSAPKVSAEKHEVAVEMVDKTYEDRRNTELVVAVLLATMSFTAAFTAPGSFVTDDGNGNGDSKGSGISPAPAPGTGSDKSLGSPILLPLASFKVFLIFDCVAFFLSLLVVLMWQMSTPITTGNKVLFLCITNLLVCATFAFTAYGFMLAVYAMLSNMNPELAWFILGACLIICFCGNFTFFYMAAKFTVKKARFNHLNGLLPFLSDRLGEYVWIKLERWGLLDLVRRSKTKWLAILYYHSNENDK, encoded by the exons ATGGCCACTGAGGGTCAACAACTCGGCGGAAGGATCGATCCTGACGCCTTCAAAGCTGCGGTAACGCGTTTAAGGATCGATCAACAACTGAGTTCCCAACTTAAAGCAGCTCTCAACAATATTACACCTGGAGGGGAAAATACTCTTCTCCATTTGGCTGCTAGTGTAGGAAATCTACACTTCATTCAACAGCTCCTGCAACTCAATCGTCAACTTCTGAAGGAAACCGATCCCGAAGTGAAGCCTCTGCTTGTGAATGCTACCAATGCCGAAAAGGATACTGCGTTACACTTGGCTGCGCAGGGAGGTTTCTCCAACGTTGTGAAGATTCTACTCCAACAACCAGAAAGTGGTGTGGATCTCCGCAATAAGCTTGATGAAACAGCTTTGTTCAAAGCCTACGAAAGCGGCAATTTAGAGACAGTGAAGGCAATATTTGACGCATCTCCGTCGAGCTTACTCGAAAGTACGGTGCACAAGAGGAACTGTTTATCTGTTGCAGTAAACAGAGGAGATTCAG atctagttgatcatatactAAATTTATCAGATGCGAAGCAGTTAATCCAACGTAAGGACGAACTTGGCAACACAGCTCTGCATATAGCTGTTGAAAGAAACTACGTGCATATAATAAAGAAGTTAATAAAATTTGAGGCCGAACTGTGTTATTGGGTTAATGACAGCCAAGAAACTCCCATCTGTGTGGCAGCGAAATTGGGTCATCTGGAAGCAGTACAAGAGTTGATAAATGAGAGGCCAGACGCTGTCGAAATACGGAATAGTTGTGGAATGAACGTTCTGCACTTAGCTGCCCTAGTTAGGCAAGTGCGAATTGTTGATTACCTGAACGAAGAGGTAGGCTTATCATACTTGGTCAACAAGGGACTTGACAAACCTCCACATGAAGAGCCTCTGCGAAGTGGAGGAAAGACAGATCCGGCTGAAAAGAAAGATCCAAAAGATGAGCCCGTGAAAAGTGGAGGAAACACAGATGCGGGTGAAATGAAATCTCCTTTTTCGAGGATAAGTGAAGGAGACACACCACTGCATATTGCAGCAAAGAAAAAAGACTTGAAT ATGGTGAAGTCGTTGCTTTGTATAGCGGGGATAAACAAGTTTGCTGTCAACAAGGCAGGCTTAACGGCCTTTGATATCGTGAGAGAGAACACGCACTATCACGAATCTGACAAGATAATTTCAGTTCTGGCCAGTTATCCTTCCAATCGCAAGCCATTCTTGTACAGCGCTCCAAAGGTGAGTGCAGAGAAACATGAGGTTGCTGTTGAGATGGTGGACAAAACATATGAGGACAGGCGCAACACAGAACTAGTGGTGGCAGTTCTATTAGCGACAATGTCATTTACGGCAGCTTTCACTGCTCCGGGCAGTTTCGTGACGGACGATGGGAATGGAAATGGGGACTCAAAGGGATCGGGAATTTCGCCTGCGCCTGCGCCTGGAACTGGCTCAGACAAGAGTTTAGGTTCGCCGATTCTGCTTCCGTTGGCCTCCTTCAAGGTTTTTCTCATCTTTGATTGTGTGGCATTCTTTCTGTCGCTCTTAGTGGTGCTGATGTGGCAGATGAGTACACCTATTACCACGGGAAATAAGGTATTGTTCCTCTGTATTACCAACCTATTGGTTTGTGCCACGTTTGCCTTTACGGCCTATGGCTTCATGCTTGCAGTGTATGCCATGCTTTCCAACATGAATCCCGAGCTGGCTTGGTTCATTCTTGGGGCGTGCTTGATCATCTGCTTCTGTGGTAATTTCACTTTTTTCTACATGGCTGCAAAGTTTACAGTGAAGAAGGCTAGGTTTAACCACCTGAACGGTCTACTTCCTTTTCTTTCTGACCGTCTGGGGGAATACGTGTGGATAAAATTAGAAAGATGGGGGCTTTTGGACTTGGTGCGCCGGTCCAAAACCAAGTGGCTTGCTATCCTATACTACCATAGCAATGAGAACGATAAATAA